A portion of the Calothrix sp. 336/3 genome contains these proteins:
- a CDS encoding acetolactate synthase large subunit: MNTAELLVKCLENEGVQYVFGLPGEENLHVLEALKHSSIQFITTRHEQGAAFMADVYGRLTGKAGVCLSTLGPGATNLMTGVADANLDGAPLVAITGQVGTDRMHIESHQYLDLVAMFAPVTKWNKQIVRPSITPEVVRKAFKRAESEKPGAVHIDLPENIAAMDVEGKPLKIDKQDKTFASFASLRSAAGVISQAVNPIILVGNGAIRANASDAVTQFATEMNIPVANTFMGKGVIPYTHPLALWAVGLQQRDFVNCGFDNTDLVIAIGYDLIEFSPKKWNPDGKIPIIHIATHPAEIDSSYIPTVEVVGDISDSLAEISKVADRQGKPNPYSISLRGNIRADYEQYAKDDGFPIKPQKLIYDLRQVMGPDDIVISDVGAHKMWIARHYHCHSPNTCIISNGFAAMGIAIPGALAAKMVHPNRKVIAVTGDGGFMMNCQELETALRVGTPFVTLVFNDGGYGLIEWKQENHFGKGHSAFVHFTNPDFVKFAESMGLKGYRVESATDLIPVLKEALAQDVPTVIDCPVDYRENSKFTQKAGELSCDV; this comes from the coding sequence ATGAATACAGCTGAATTACTAGTTAAGTGCTTAGAAAATGAAGGGGTGCAGTATGTATTTGGACTCCCTGGCGAAGAAAATTTACACGTCTTGGAAGCTTTAAAACATTCTTCCATTCAATTTATCACCACCCGTCACGAGCAGGGTGCAGCATTTATGGCAGACGTTTACGGACGTTTAACCGGAAAAGCAGGTGTCTGTCTTTCTACCCTTGGACCAGGGGCAACTAATTTAATGACTGGCGTTGCCGATGCTAACCTAGATGGTGCGCCCCTTGTGGCAATTACTGGACAGGTGGGAACGGACAGAATGCACATCGAATCTCACCAATACCTCGACTTGGTAGCGATGTTTGCCCCTGTCACCAAATGGAACAAACAAATTGTCCGCCCCAGTATTACCCCGGAAGTTGTCCGCAAAGCTTTTAAACGGGCAGAAAGTGAAAAACCTGGTGCAGTACATATCGATTTACCAGAGAATATTGCTGCCATGGATGTGGAAGGCAAACCTCTGAAGATTGACAAGCAGGATAAAACCTTTGCTTCCTTTGCTAGTCTCCGTTCCGCAGCTGGGGTAATTTCTCAAGCTGTTAACCCCATCATCCTAGTTGGTAACGGAGCCATCCGTGCTAATGCTAGTGATGCGGTGACTCAGTTTGCCACCGAAATGAATATCCCCGTTGCCAATACTTTTATGGGTAAAGGTGTGATTCCCTATACCCATCCTCTGGCATTGTGGGCAGTCGGTTTACAACAACGGGATTTTGTCAACTGTGGCTTTGATAATACTGATTTAGTCATCGCGATCGGTTACGACTTAATTGAATTTTCTCCCAAAAAATGGAATCCTGATGGCAAAATTCCCATCATTCACATTGCTACCCACCCTGCGGAAATTGATAGCAGCTATATCCCGACTGTAGAAGTTGTGGGTGATATTTCTGATTCCTTGGCAGAAATTTCCAAAGTCGCCGATCGCCAGGGTAAACCCAACCCCTACTCGATTTCTTTACGGGGCAATATCCGCGCAGACTACGAACAATACGCTAAGGATGACGGTTTCCCCATCAAACCGCAAAAATTAATTTACGATTTGCGCCAGGTGATGGGACCAGATGATATTGTCATTTCCGATGTCGGTGCTCATAAAATGTGGATTGCTCGCCATTACCACTGCCATAGTCCTAATACCTGTATAATTTCCAATGGTTTTGCCGCCATGGGTATTGCCATTCCGGGAGCTTTAGCAGCGAAAATGGTACATCCTAACCGCAAGGTGATTGCTGTGACTGGTGACGGTGGTTTCATGATGAACTGTCAAGAGTTAGAAACCGCTCTCCGTGTCGGTACTCCCTTCGTCACCCTAGTTTTCAATGATGGCGGCTATGGGTTAATTGAGTGGAAACAGGAAAACCATTTCGGTAAGGGGCATTCTGCTTTTGTCCATTTCACGAACCCTGATTTTGTCAAATTTGCCGAAAGCATGGGTCTCAAAGGCTACCGAGTTGAATCTGCAACTGATTTAATCCCAGTCTTGAAAGAAGCTCTTGCTCAAGATGTACCTACGGTAATTGATTGTCCTGTAGATTACAGAGAGAATAGTAAATTTACCCAGAAAGCGGGTGAACTCAGTTGCGATGTTTAA
- a CDS encoding Tab2/Atab2 family RNA-binding protein, translating into MGSIWELDFYSRPILDEKQKKVWEVLICESPLNTRKDVNSLFRYTKYCPSTEVNSVWLRTAIEEAIAKSGEAPIKIRFFRRQMNNMITKACTDAGIPALPSRRALVLNQWIEQRMAEVYPLETGYQGGTNPSVRLDAPLPQRLPDVLEGQQWGFVTLKAGDFADMPDWDIGFGEGFPLDLLQLSPETLIPGVLLFSPRALPIAAWMSGLELAWLRFDNSPQGAGLVLETGASESWILANLRTPKIQMEGKNFETAKEQARGVHFIGIQSDPNSESFAGFWLLCEVNLP; encoded by the coding sequence ATGGGCAGTATTTGGGAACTAGATTTTTACTCCCGTCCGATTCTGGACGAAAAGCAAAAAAAAGTTTGGGAAGTTTTGATTTGTGAGAGTCCTTTGAACACTCGCAAGGATGTGAATTCTCTATTTCGTTACACAAAATATTGTCCAAGTACAGAAGTCAATTCTGTCTGGTTACGCACGGCAATTGAAGAGGCGATCGCCAAGTCTGGGGAAGCTCCAATCAAAATTCGCTTCTTCCGTCGGCAAATGAATAACATGATTACCAAAGCTTGTACGGATGCGGGAATTCCTGCATTACCTAGTCGCCGAGCTTTAGTGCTTAACCAATGGATTGAGCAACGGATGGCAGAAGTGTATCCCTTAGAAACAGGATATCAGGGTGGTACTAATCCTTCAGTACGCCTTGATGCACCCCTACCTCAGCGCTTACCAGATGTCTTAGAAGGGCAGCAGTGGGGTTTTGTGACATTAAAAGCAGGGGATTTTGCCGATATGCCAGATTGGGATATTGGTTTTGGAGAAGGATTTCCCCTGGATTTACTCCAACTCTCTCCTGAAACACTTATCCCTGGAGTGTTACTTTTCTCACCTCGTGCCTTACCCATAGCAGCTTGGATGTCAGGCTTGGAATTAGCTTGGCTGCGATTTGATAATAGTCCCCAGGGTGCAGGCTTGGTACTAGAAACTGGTGCTAGTGAAAGTTGGATTTTAGCCAATCTCCGCACCCCAAAAATACAGATGGAAGGGAAAAATTTTGAAACTGCCAAGGAACAAGCTAGGGGTGTTCATTTTATCGGGATTCAATCTGATCCTAATTCCGAATCATTTGCAGGTTTTTGGTTATTGTGTGAGGTCAATCTGCCGTAA
- a CDS encoding TldD/PmbA family protein, with protein MVSKNLLQDSLAEQLLELAIKSGAEAAEVYQSHSLSRPVFFEANRLKQLETSQAEGTALRLWRDGRPGLSVAYGLVEPQALVERALNLSYLNQSEKVELAGNYQPVYPDLGEEVAVENLVQWGKEAIALIREEYPEVLCNADWECDLETTRLVNTRGLDCYYTDTTLSCYVAAEWVRGDDFLSVADGQTERGILNPEKVAQQILQRLSWAETNVLSPNGRLPVLFTSKAADMLWGTIQAALNGKQVIEKASPWVDRIGKSVMARDLTLSQDPEAGPYSCPFDDEGIPTQPLVFIQNGVLQDFYCDRTTGRQLSKLSTGNGFRPDLGSYPTPGLFNFLIQPGTGSLTDLIQSMDEGIIVDQMLGGGSGISGDFSINIDLGYRVHKGEVVGRVKDTMVAGNVYTALKQLVKLGGDADWNGSCYTPSLIVDGLSVTSRNS; from the coding sequence ATGGTGTCAAAAAATTTATTACAGGATAGTTTAGCGGAGCAGTTATTGGAACTTGCCATCAAGTCGGGTGCAGAAGCGGCAGAGGTTTATCAGTCGCATTCTTTATCTCGTCCAGTGTTTTTTGAGGCTAACCGTCTCAAGCAGCTAGAAACCAGTCAAGCAGAGGGTACAGCCTTACGATTATGGCGTGATGGTCGTCCTGGTTTATCTGTGGCATATGGTTTGGTGGAGCCACAAGCATTGGTCGAACGAGCATTAAACCTCAGTTACTTAAACCAATCCGAAAAGGTGGAATTAGCTGGAAATTATCAGCCCGTCTATCCTGATTTAGGGGAAGAAGTGGCAGTAGAAAATTTAGTGCAGTGGGGTAAGGAGGCGATCGCCCTCATTCGTGAGGAATACCCGGAAGTTCTCTGTAATGCTGACTGGGAATGTGACTTAGAAACAACCCGTCTCGTGAATACTAGGGGTTTAGATTGTTACTATACTGACACCACTCTCAGTTGTTATGTCGCCGCAGAATGGGTGCGTGGTGATGATTTTCTCAGTGTTGCTGATGGACAAACGGAACGGGGAATACTTAACCCGGAAAAAGTAGCGCAACAAATTTTACAGAGATTGTCTTGGGCAGAAACAAATGTGTTGTCTCCCAATGGTCGCTTGCCAGTACTATTTACCTCAAAAGCTGCGGATATGCTTTGGGGAACTATCCAGGCGGCTTTAAATGGTAAACAAGTTATAGAAAAGGCTTCTCCTTGGGTTGATAGAATCGGGAAATCAGTCATGGCAAGGGATTTGACTCTATCCCAAGACCCAGAAGCAGGTCCCTATAGTTGCCCTTTTGATGATGAAGGTATTCCTACCCAACCGCTTGTATTTATTCAAAATGGGGTATTGCAGGATTTTTATTGCGATCGCACCACTGGACGACAATTAAGTAAACTTTCCACTGGTAACGGTTTTCGCCCCGATTTAGGTAGTTACCCCACTCCAGGTTTATTTAACTTTCTGATTCAGCCGGGAACGGGAAGCCTGACAGACCTAATTCAATCCATGGATGAGGGTATTATTGTAGACCAAATGTTAGGTGGTGGCAGTGGGATTTCGGGAGATTTTTCCATCAATATTGACCTCGGTTATCGTGTCCACAAGGGCGAAGTTGTGGGGCGAGTCAAGGATACGATGGTGGCAGGTAATGTTTATACAGCCCTAAAACAGTTAGTCAAATTGGGAGGTGATGCAGACTGGAATGGTTCTTGCTACACACCATCCTTAATTGTTGATGGACTTTCTGTAACTAGTAGGAATAGTTAG
- a CDS encoding rhomboid family intramembrane serine protease gives MIPISDYLELQKKPIITYCVLGMNLFLFLAELRMSITGDLNSFVSNWGLTPAILSTAIAQLSTGNLAAGVYALLRSGSILTAMFIHGSFSQILGNSIYIWVFGKSLENFLGHRKYLLFYLLCGSLTGIAQIIIEPNLTTPLVGANGAIAAILGAYIYRYSHIKIDTIFPLVIAYVPLQLPAYFYGFWWFVQQLFYGIGSLNIPGANSGTIGYWAHGMGLVIGVIILRIFAK, from the coding sequence ATGATTCCTATTAGTGACTACCTAGAACTCCAGAAAAAACCGATTATCACTTACTGTGTTCTCGGTATGAATCTGTTTCTATTTCTGGCAGAGTTACGCATGAGTATCACTGGGGATTTAAATAGTTTTGTCAGTAATTGGGGATTAACTCCGGCTATTTTGAGTACAGCGATCGCCCAATTATCTACTGGTAACTTGGCAGCAGGAGTATACGCTTTACTGCGTTCGGGTAGCATCCTGACAGCGATGTTTATCCATGGCAGTTTTTCCCAAATCCTGGGTAACTCGATATATATCTGGGTTTTTGGCAAATCCTTAGAGAATTTCTTAGGACATCGCAAATATTTATTATTTTACTTGCTCTGTGGTTCCTTGACAGGGATTGCCCAAATTATCATCGAACCAAATTTGACAACTCCCTTAGTTGGAGCAAATGGGGCGATCGCTGCTATTCTTGGAGCCTATATTTACCGATATTCTCACATCAAAATTGATACTATCTTTCCCCTGGTAATTGCTTATGTTCCCCTCCAATTACCAGCCTATTTTTACGGCTTTTGGTGGTTTGTACAACAACTATTTTATGGTATTGGTAGCTTGAATATTCCCGGAGCCAATTCAGGTACTATTGGTTATTGGGCACATGGTATGGGATTGGTTATTGGTGTGATAATTTTACGAATTTTTGCAAAATAA
- a CDS encoding NAD-dependent succinate-semialdehyde dehydrogenase: MPIATINPATGETLKTFPELTDTEITAKLDLAQQAFVKYRQTVFSERSQWLNQAAAILEQEKAELARLMTLEMGKTYKSAIAEVEKCAVVCRYYAENAPQQLADLPVESDASNSFVCYQPLGIILAVMPWNFPFWQVFRFAAPALMAGNVGILKHASNVPQCALAIEDILSRAGFPLGVFQTLLVGASKVNSIIADERVKAATLTGSEPAGMSLAAAAGKEIKKTVLELGGSDPFIVLASADIDTAVATATTARMLNNGQSCIAAKRFIVEAAIADQFTKLLLEKFQSLKVGDPMSPETDIGPMATPGILQELDAQVQKCLAVGGKILTGGQPITELPGNYYPPTIVIDVPQDSAIAREEFFGPVALVFSVPDIDTAIHLANDTPFGLGASAWTKDTNQQHRLIREIAAGAVFINGMVKSDPRLPFGGIKRSGYGRELSIQGIHEFVNVKTVWVK; the protein is encoded by the coding sequence ATGCCGATCGCCACTATTAATCCTGCCACAGGAGAAACCCTCAAAACTTTCCCAGAACTAACGGATACAGAAATTACCGCCAAATTAGATTTAGCACAGCAGGCTTTTGTCAAGTATCGGCAGACGGTTTTTTCAGAGCGATCGCAGTGGTTAAATCAAGCGGCAGCTATTCTGGAACAGGAAAAAGCCGAACTTGCCCGGTTAATGACTTTAGAAATGGGCAAAACCTACAAAAGCGCGATCGCGGAAGTGGAAAAATGTGCTGTCGTTTGTCGCTACTACGCAGAAAATGCCCCCCAACAGTTAGCAGATTTACCTGTGGAAAGTGATGCAAGCAACAGCTTTGTTTGTTACCAACCCCTCGGTATTATCTTGGCAGTGATGCCCTGGAATTTCCCCTTCTGGCAAGTATTTCGCTTTGCCGCTCCAGCTTTAATGGCGGGAAATGTCGGTATCTTAAAACACGCTTCCAATGTGCCCCAGTGTGCCCTAGCTATTGAAGATATTCTCAGTCGGGCAGGATTTCCCCTAGGTGTGTTTCAGACTCTGTTGGTCGGCGCTTCCAAGGTGAACAGTATCATTGCAGATGAGCGGGTAAAAGCTGCAACACTCACAGGTAGTGAACCCGCAGGTATGTCCCTGGCGGCAGCCGCAGGCAAAGAAATTAAAAAAACTGTTTTAGAATTAGGGGGTAGTGACCCATTCATCGTGTTAGCAAGCGCTGACATAGACACCGCAGTTGCCACAGCGACTACAGCCAGAATGTTGAATAATGGGCAATCATGTATAGCAGCTAAACGCTTTATTGTGGAAGCGGCGATCGCTGACCAATTTACCAAATTACTCTTAGAAAAATTCCAATCCTTAAAAGTCGGCGACCCCATGTCACCAGAAACCGACATCGGACCAATGGCAACACCGGGAATTCTCCAAGAATTAGACGCACAGGTACAAAAATGCTTGGCAGTGGGTGGCAAAATTCTCACCGGAGGGCAACCAATTACAGAATTACCAGGGAATTATTACCCACCGACCATAGTTATAGATGTACCCCAAGACAGCGCGATCGCTAGAGAAGAATTTTTTGGTCCCGTTGCCCTAGTTTTCTCTGTCCCTGATATCGATACAGCTATCCACCTTGCCAACGATACACCCTTTGGTTTAGGTGCTAGTGCTTGGACAAAGGACACTAACCAACAACACCGCTTGATTCGAGAAATCGCCGCTGGGGCAGTATTTATAAATGGGATGGTCAAATCCGACCCCCGTCTGCCTTTCGGAGGAATTAAGCGCTCTGGATATGGCAGGGAATTAAGTATTCAAGGCATACACGAATTTGTCAATGTTAAAACAGTATGGGTGAAGTAG
- a CDS encoding CHAT domain-containing tetratricopeptide repeat protein codes for MIFLSDSVGARIQRTELQIAQQPTTKQPNATRAEAGKLTQEGLKLFQQGSAESLVAARKKWEAALVLWQKLGDKQWQATILTAIGRVYDSLGEKQEALKYYNQALPLFRAVGNKGGEATTLNNIGSVYDSLGEKQEALKYYNQALPLIRAVGNKGGEANTLNNIGLVYSDLGEKQEALKYYNQALPLFRAVGNKGGEATTLTGIGAVYSDLGEKQEALKFLNQALPLFRTVGDRRGEATTLINIGAVYSDLGEKQEALKYFNQALPLFRTVGDRRGEAATLTGIGAVYSDLGENQEALKYFNQALPLFRTVGDRRGEAATLSNIGLVYSDLGEKQEALKFLNQALPLIRAVDDHHGETGILGNLASLERKQGNLQASLKHIETAIQIIEALRSTYTDQNLKTQYFATVQGYYQFYIDLLMELHKKDPSKGYNTLAFNASERSRARSLIELLTESQAKIRKGVDPKLLQQETEIQQKIDAQEKLKIELSQQENINSTINKIAQADAQLNTLRAEYKELQNKIRISSPAYANIKYPQPLTLSQVQQQVLDEETVLLQYSLAAERSYLWMVTKTGMRSFELAKQSDIEELVENYRDLLENHPDEIIPVQLKEGQIAARKLSQILLQPVVKELGNKRLLIVADGGLQSIPFGVLPIPSLPINQQTGDGFKSFLLAKHEIVYSPSATVIAELRKDLQKRKPAEKALAIFADAVFGCEDRDCTKRDTRLQSLKGQKTPRIINRPDNTDVLALKRAAKNNRDLEGRLPATKKEAEGILSLFEKNSTFQAFDFAASRENVLNQSLNQYKIVHFATHGTANFENPELSGIVLSLFDSKGKGINGYLRLVDIFNLNLAAELVVLSACETGIGKETKGEGLMGLTRGFMYAGSPRLAVSLWNVNDESTSVLMQKMYKKMLQGKMTPAAALRAAQLEMLESKEYADAHYWAAFTLQGEWR; via the coding sequence ATGATTTTTCTCTCAGATTCAGTGGGAGCAAGAATTCAGCGAACAGAGTTGCAAATAGCACAGCAGCCAACAACTAAGCAGCCAAACGCCACCCGCGCAGAGGCTGGGAAGTTAACCCAAGAAGGATTGAAATTATTTCAACAAGGAAGCGCAGAATCTCTGGTTGCAGCGAGGAAAAAATGGGAAGCAGCACTGGTTTTGTGGCAGAAATTAGGGGATAAACAATGGCAAGCTACTATCCTTACAGCGATTGGTCGAGTCTACGACAGTTTAGGAGAAAAGCAGGAAGCACTAAAATACTACAACCAAGCTCTACCGTTATTCCGTGCAGTGGGCAACAAGGGTGGGGAAGCTACTACCCTGAATAATATTGGTAGTGTCTACGACAGTTTAGGAGAAAAGCAGGAAGCACTGAAATACTACAACCAAGCTCTACCGTTAATCCGTGCAGTGGGCAACAAGGGTGGGGAAGCGAATACCCTGAATAATATTGGTCTAGTCTACTCAGATTTAGGAGAAAAGCAGGAAGCACTGAAATACTACAACCAAGCTCTACCGTTATTCCGTGCAGTGGGCAACAAGGGTGGAGAAGCTACTACCCTGACTGGTATCGGTGCAGTCTACTCAGATTTAGGAGAAAAGCAGGAAGCACTGAAATTCTTGAACCAAGCTCTACCGTTATTCCGTACAGTGGGCGATCGTCGTGGGGAAGCTACTACCTTGATTAATATTGGTGCAGTCTACTCAGATTTAGGAGAAAAGCAGGAAGCACTGAAATACTTCAACCAAGCTCTACCGTTATTCCGTACAGTGGGCGATCGTCGTGGGGAAGCTGCTACCCTGACTGGTATCGGTGCAGTCTACTCAGATTTAGGAGAAAATCAGGAAGCACTGAAATACTTCAACCAAGCTCTACCGTTATTCCGTACAGTGGGTGATCGCCGTGGGGAAGCTGCTACCCTGAGTAATATTGGTTTAGTCTACTCAGATTTAGGAGAAAAGCAGGAAGCACTGAAATTCTTGAACCAAGCTCTACCATTAATCCGTGCAGTCGACGATCACCATGGGGAAACTGGAATCCTGGGGAATCTTGCTAGTCTGGAACGCAAACAAGGAAACCTCCAAGCATCCCTCAAACACATCGAAACTGCCATCCAAATCATCGAAGCACTCCGTAGTACCTACACCGACCAAAACCTCAAAACCCAATACTTCGCTACAGTTCAAGGCTACTACCAATTCTACATTGACTTGTTGATGGAACTGCACAAAAAAGACCCATCAAAAGGATATAATACCCTGGCTTTTAACGCCAGTGAGCGCTCCCGCGCTCGTAGTCTCATTGAATTACTGACAGAATCCCAAGCGAAAATCCGTAAAGGTGTTGACCCTAAATTACTACAACAGGAAACAGAAATCCAGCAAAAAATTGATGCTCAGGAAAAACTGAAAATTGAATTATCCCAACAGGAAAATATCAACAGCACAATTAATAAAATTGCTCAAGCAGACGCACAACTCAACACCCTCAGAGCAGAATACAAAGAACTACAAAATAAAATTCGCATATCTAGCCCTGCCTACGCAAATATCAAATATCCCCAACCTCTCACCCTCTCCCAGGTACAACAGCAAGTCCTAGATGAGGAAACAGTTCTTTTACAATATTCCCTCGCTGCGGAGCGTAGCTACCTGTGGATGGTGACAAAAACGGGAATGCGAAGCTTTGAGCTAGCTAAACAGTCAGATATTGAAGAATTAGTTGAAAATTACCGAGACTTATTAGAAAATCATCCCGATGAAATCATTCCTGTTCAACTTAAAGAGGGGCAAATAGCAGCCAGAAAACTGAGTCAAATCCTCCTACAACCCGTAGTTAAGGAATTAGGGAATAAACGTTTACTCATCGTTGCTGATGGGGGATTGCAATCGATTCCCTTCGGAGTTTTACCTATACCCAGCTTACCAATTAATCAACAAACTGGGGATGGTTTTAAGTCTTTTCTCCTAGCAAAACACGAAATCGTCTATTCTCCCTCAGCAACGGTGATTGCAGAATTACGCAAGGATTTACAAAAGCGCAAACCAGCAGAAAAAGCTTTAGCAATATTTGCTGATGCGGTGTTTGGTTGTGAAGATAGAGATTGCACTAAACGAGATACCCGTCTTCAGTCTCTCAAGGGACAAAAAACTCCCAGAATTATTAATCGTCCAGATAATACCGATGTTTTGGCATTAAAAAGAGCCGCAAAAAACAACCGTGATTTAGAGGGGCGTTTACCTGCAACTAAGAAGGAAGCTGAGGGTATTTTATCTCTATTTGAGAAAAACTCGACTTTCCAAGCCTTTGATTTTGCTGCGAGTCGGGAAAATGTCCTCAATCAAAGCTTGAATCAGTATAAGATTGTGCATTTTGCTACCCACGGCACAGCGAATTTTGAGAATCCAGAGCTATCGGGGATTGTGTTGAGTTTGTTTGATAGCAAGGGTAAAGGAATTAATGGTTATTTGCGTTTAGTCGATATTTTCAACTTGAATTTAGCCGCCGAGTTAGTTGTTCTCAGTGCTTGCGAGACGGGAATCGGCAAGGAAACCAAGGGAGAAGGCTTGATGGGGTTGACAAGGGGATTTATGTATGCAGGTAGTCCCCGTTTAGCGGTGAGTCTCTGGAATGTGAATGATGAGAGTACTTCGGTGTTGATGCAGAAGATGTATAAAAAGATGTTGCAAGGGAAGATGACTCCTGCTGCGGCTCTGCGGGCTGCTCAACTGGAGATGTTGGAGAGTAAGGAATATGCTGATGCTCACTATTGGGCAGCTTTTACCTTGCAGGGTGAGTGGAGGTAA